Part of the Oncorhynchus mykiss isolate Arlee chromosome 26, USDA_OmykA_1.1, whole genome shotgun sequence genome is shown below.
gacagaaagagagagagacagggacagagacagagacagagacagagagagagagagagacatagagacagagagagagagagacagggacagagacagagacagagagagacagagagacagagagacagaaagagagagagagagagagacagagagagacagagagagacagagagagcgagagagagacagagagacagagagacagagagacagagagacagagagagagagagagagagagagagcgaaagagagagagagatggatggatacaGCCAGACAGCAGGAACATTACAGGTGTTAAGCTCCTTGGCAAGAATGTGGGCATCCATGGACTTAGttagttctctctcctcctataaACTGAGCCACCTTCGAGGATGATACATTCCCATACAACATGACGTTCTCACTCAGCTGTGCAGGCTACAGCGGTTTCTCCCGTTAACCTCGGAGATCCCACCGTGGTCCAGGAGAATATTACACACCTGCCACATCTCCaccttcacctctccttctctgcacTCTCCTTCACATCAAAACAGTCATTCCCACTCTCACTGTTCAAGTCTCTCTTGTCGCTCCTCTCcatattctcctctctcctccaccacctcttgtcctctcctctctgcccttcATGATATCCGGAGAGATTTTTCAGTCTTCACTGATGACCCGGCCAGTCCATTTACGGTTTTCCAATGACAtcggcacgcacacacacacacacacacacacagagcttgtCTGCATTGAGCACAGAGTGCCTCCTAGTGGCTGTCTCCTGtaaacacacaccctctctctgagCCGGCGGCTCTGGCTCTTTGAAGCTGCTGTCTCAgcgggtgtgtctgtgtgaggtgGATGTGTGCCAGTCTGCCAGGCTGTATTGACGTAGGTACGGACCATATTCCCAAGGCCAATATGGCGCCAACTCTTCTCAGACCACCAGGATGAAAGGGCTGACGTTTGATGCCTTTACCCTGTTTGATGCGTGGCCTCGGAGGGCACGTATACGTCCCCTGGACGGTTGTTGGGGGATTAGAAGGTAAAGGTGACTCTCGGATCTCACCTGTTTCACGGCTTCCTGCTTGGTCTTGTTCTGCTCCTCGTATTTGAGTTTCCATTGGTTCAGCTCTGTTTCCAGCTTTTCTATGCTCTTACTGAGTGCATGCTTGTCCCTGGGGAGAAGAGAGTTGGTTAAATACTGCTCTAGCAACATAGGTGATGACTATTCAACAGAGATAGATCCCAAACCTTCAGAGAACCATCGAAAACATGCACAATATTAGTTCTGAATATTTAATACAGGAAAATAGCTGTGCCTATTCAATATGTTTTTGAAGGAAGAGACTTGACAGAACCTGTGTCCCCAAAATACTATGTAACCATGATGCCATCAAAACAGAGTTGGATAGATGTTATGATTTAACTAAAAGTGACAGCTGACTTCAATATTCTGGGTGAATATAAATGTCTTCTCCTGAGGTCAGCAGGGTGCCCATGGCACTGACAGAATGAATGTTCCAGAATAGCCCAACAGAAACCAGTCTTACGGACAGACGGGCTCTGCCAGACTGTTGGACCTGAAGATGCAGACCAATCAGCAGCCTCCAGAGAGCTCAGAAAACAGTTATGATTCTAATGGAAAAGATAATGGGGCTGATGGTAGTGTTGGCGAGAGCGGGAAGCTGCAAGCGGTGCCAGAGCTGAGCTCAGGCAAAAAAACAGGAGGCTCTGCTTGTAAATTATGAGACTGGCATCTCAGCCAAcggtggaacagaggagagagagagcagttacTTGTCTACACTTTCTACACACTCAACATGAATGCTAATTTCCATACGAGCCATAATATATCTGAGGAAAGCACCTTCACATAATTGAACAGTCCTCAACCTCTCTAAATATTGCCCTCCTTCAGTCTCGTTCCCTCCTCCCTCGATCCCCTCTCCTTACTCGCGTTCTTTGAGCAGGACCTTCTGTGATTCGTCGAGGCGGAGCTGGAGGGCGTTGATCTTGCCGGGGTCCTCCTCCATGGCAGCGATGTCATCCCAGAGCAGCCGGCTGCGGTCCTGACGACTCAGGGCAGAACGCAGGCTGCTGGCACTACGGGCGTCCCACGAGTCTGGACCTTCCGCCTTGGACCTCAGCACTGACTCCAACAGCTCCAGCTCCTaggggaagggagagatagaagggAAGAAACAATGACAGAGGATCGAGAAAGTggaagggagggagcgagggacagacagagggcgTAAGGAAAAGGGAGAATCCGGGAGAatgaccagagagaagagaggaatgaggAAGAGGGATATATGCAATTTCATTCAATGTTAGTcttcacctgttgtttacgaagcatatgacaaatcaaatttgatttgattagatgaACCATTCAGTGGAGTCACTCCACTCTGAAACCCCGACGTCAGCCATCACAGCTCCACTCCAAGAGAGAAGGCTGGAGAGCGAAGCACACTCCGAGACGCAAATATTTACTTTTCTTAATTAAACCCCACCAGGGAGACAGGTTTTTTCCTAACTCAACAGCGCCGGTACAGCAGCTATCATATTACGCCCTATCCCAATTCCCTGTCTATAAAAATTTAACTCCCAAGACGTTTGACGGAGAAATCAAAAACTTTTTCAACCACATATTttttcttctcttccttctcttcctgtctctgggAACCACGCAGGGCTCCGGACCCTCTGCCAACCTCCTGTTACTGAGAGAGCTGAGCACAAGAGCACAACCATCCGATTGAAGGAaaaacacagcctgttaccagcGGTGGCCAGCAGGGGGACCTAGAGGCTCATGTATGAGGTGGAGGTGAGCGAGCAGCCGCTGCTCCTCTCACTCAACCCGCCACATGTGGAAGCACTCAGCGTGTCTGTgtaagacagagggagagaacaaTGGAGGGGCAGGAAATGGGATTGTATGTGAGCATCCCCACAATGCCCAGCTCATTTTCATGCTGCTGTTTATCCAACAGTGATTTATTATACACGGCCAGCTGCTTGCCTAGGGAGAGCTCAGTGTTGGCCCATGGTGAGCCACTGAGGAAGAATCTGACTGGACATTCTCCTCCAGGTTGTGTTGTACGTCTTCTCATGATTCACTTATTTTCTGTTTCCCCTTTGGCTCCAGACTGGGAAACTGAGAATGGTTATCGTCATTACCTTTCATGCCTGAAGTGGACCTCCTGTTCAGtatgagtgtgagagtgtgtgtctgtcagagtgTTTCCAAGGAAACAGCAGCCCACCCCGTGTGTGAGTTGGCTGAAGGTCAAGTCCGATTGCTAATGACACTGATCTGTATTCACTGCTGCTTGAGTTGCATACAGCTGAACACTCCTTTCCAAGTTACACATTTCCTAAAAAACAGAAACCTCATCTTGTCCAACTCTCAACAACACGATCTAAGTCTAAGGGACTTGAATATACATTATGATCCCAGGTAGAATGCTACCCTACTGTAAACCTGATGAGCCAGCTCAGGGAGTCTATTTTGACCTGTGTCTAATTGACAAAGGACATCTGAGAACACTAACAGCTACAATGCCTTCCAATCATGCAAGATGACTGGCTTTTCTGTGACAGGAAGCTTGTTTTATTTTGTGTCTAACAGGGACTTTCCTCTCCCTCCAAAGTGTCTGAGAATATGAGGCTCACAGAGAAAGGACTGGGCTTCAATGATGCAGTACCAAAGCTGTGCCCCTTGGGTAGAAGATAGGGTGGTGCAGGGGGGATTCTATTTTAACAACAAAAGCTACACTTCAGCAGAGCTCCCACTGAGGCACAATGCTGGAGGTTAAGCTCTGAGACATATCTGCTGCTGGCTCTTCATTAACAAGATGAAACGCTGGCCCAAATAAGTGACTGGTGCTATATCTTCTACCAAGAACTTTGACCAACCTTTCCCCTGGCTCAGATCTGTGCTGGGTTATAGAGTACTGTAGTGTGTCTCTGACATTGTTTGGTACTAAAGTGTGTGACCATTCTCCCACCTTTTGTCTGTCAGGTTTATCTGTGTCCACATCTCTCACTGGTTCTTGTTCTGGTGACCCGGGCCCCTCGCCCACCCTGTCCTGCTTGCTGTCCACAAGgggctgtgaggaggaggagggtggggtggtggGTGGTGCTGAGGGGGCGTGGGAGGGCGAGGCCTGGTCAGCACGGAGACGCAGTGCTTCCTGTCTGAGTGTCTCGTTCTCGGAGGCCAGTTCTTGGCGCTCCCGACGTGCGCCCATCAGCTCCTTGGTCAGGGTGTCCAGCCTCTGGCGGAGCTGCCGCACCTCGTCCCGTGCCCGGTTCCTCTCGGAGCGCACCTTGCTCCACTTCTCCCTCCAGTTGGCCGTGCAGTCCGACCACCAGCGCATGGTCTTCTCCATCTGGGCAGCTCGCGCCCTggcctcctccagctccctcagACGTAGCTCCTCACGGCTCTCCCAGTCCCCAGACTCGCCCAGGCCAGGGGAGAGCAGCAGGGGAGGGCTGGAGCTGGGGGTGCCCCCCGTGGGGCTGGGCGTGTGGGTCAGGCTATCAGGAGAGCGGACCCTGTCCGGCCCCAGGCCCAGGCCACAGAGCAGGCCCGCCCCGGACTTAGCGGCCTCGGCCATGTGGGGGCTAGGGGTGTGGTTCATCACAGAGCCGATGATGATCCAGGAAAGAGCAGGAAACACGAGCGATGCTGTGCACTCAGGAGTGCATGGTCGCCTTTACTCAGTTGGCTACCTGCAGATTCAAACACAAAATGGAGACTCTGGTTAGTTGGACAGTACtagggctgttgcagtgaccatattaccaccacacctgcggtcacgagtcatgaagacagccaaattccacatgaccgtttagtcacggtaattagtcttctccaagctctgatgctgctggtcattagtagccaaCAAaccttgctaactgcctggtactcagcagtCTATTGTccttctaatcactctgacatcaacgcTAATGTattcaaaaatctaatcaaacatttcatgagagcccatgaggtCATGTTGCGCAAAAtgtctataggctatgcaattgcgtgagaaaacagagtgatggccactaataaaaagaggaggattccaccagctttctataggctaggtctactatatttatttctcaactttcctaatattaagcacattgcttttaTTTACAACAGGACTATAGCCTACCTGGTTGACATGTAAATAAACCATggggaaaagcatcctccattcactatttaagtgcatagatgacaagCATTTATTCCCGCTGCCCATttcaatacaggtgcatgataatggtccattctaaatcataacaaatgtcacacatatattatttagaaGATGTGaaaacaagattaaatcaagaatagtctgattggtaacaatattagcctatcacttgtgaattctatattatcacttgtgaatgatgcccagcataagcaTTTCTTTACTTCATAgtaaatcatagtcgcacacctcatgtagcctagcccaacggcctatatattttaacaaggtttgtatcacaactaaaatgGGCAAATAATACAAGCATTACATGCTtaattgcatttgcggtcacttttgataatggtgtgttctgctaatggaacattcatgCTTATATTCTACtaccatgtgcgcattgctgcgcttataatgtgtaGAAAtggcctaatagtttatcaacattttaagctaaatgttctgatctgttgcatcagccacaTTGCATAAAAAGGTTTGTATTAATTTgagatctatcgcatcccacaactgtcccaaaCTAGgattggaatatttatttatcgcacagaatagaatacttttgtactatgggggatagtagattgacataggctagtgcttttgctgttcttgaaaggcctactcatcttgttggctgacgaaaaaatatcttcaatatgcaacTCGGAATTGGATCAGGAAGTGCGCAGTTGCATCCCCAATGTGTCTGTCTTAatttgtagcctgtgagaaagacccaatcATGTGACCGAGAGGCTTGTGAGAGACGCTACGGATTGCGCATCACACACCGGGAGAAGGGCACAATGCAGCACTGCGACCCGCAaaaggcatgttttttttttagggtgcattacggccacaaaggggatgcagccttgaaatttgaggcattattaagtgtttgtcaaattgtgaatgagagactattggagtatgtacagcctgcacaaaaaaaacaaagcagggCTCATGCCTTTCAAGATACTTTTTTCcccaaatcatcattagagtctcatcatgcagccttacaatgtattaaacatcaaaacatatagcccaacgtttgtagaacaactaaatgAAGCATATACTGTAGGAGTACCTaattctttgttaaccgctcaacacagaatggTCGGATGTGTGCACTCCcccaaatcgtttggagaaaacatttatattttattcagctttgttcaattgtattttatatactataaaataatataaagtaatgccatggaattataagcaaatcttgtctgctaaatgaactagtgcaGCCCACAACCGTTTGGCATAGCCACATCCGAGTATGCTATtattttcttctgaaatagacaacATTTTCTTCACcgtgcttctttagacctgtctaaaataaataatggatttactgtgaaggtgtaggctatattacatggatttattacacTTTTTAtaatggcttgtaggctatgtgtggaagccagagGATacgaaatgtgtttatgttaattaacgtgAGACCGGCAGCTATTTGCTTGGCAATCACTGGCTGACAAAATTTCGTGACCTCCACAGccctagacagtacagtacaactTCCTTTGACAGTAGTATTTTTTACACGCTCTAGTCTACTCCTATTCTGCGACCATCAACTGCCACAGCAAAACACTCTGGTCGATAAATGAGTGACATAAAGTCCAGTGTCCCTGTGGAGTTCAGAAATATGTTCTGGGATCAGTCTGAGTAGGCGAGACACATTGGGCCATCCTCTTCATACTGTTCTGGTGCCAGTTACAGGAGGTTACAGACGAATGGTCACACGTTAGAGATTACCTAGAGCCAGTACAGCATGAAGAAAGTTGCAAAGGTAATTTGCAAACAGCCAAGGATGAGAAACGAAGCCTCAACTAGCACCATGGCAACCCAGTAAACCCATTGACCTCACGCATGTCCAGACTCTAGACTTCGGCTTAACACCATGGCAACTTGCAGTCCCTAGACACCGACGAATCGGTTGCCAGAAAGGAAATTATGCAGAAAGACAGAATGAAAATACTCTACAGACAGGTCATCACTAGAGTACCACACCCAACAGTCCCCGGAAGGCAGATTTGAACAGGTCATAAGCCATGGCAAAAATGTTTacaattacaggaaattagctgtaaaactgcaaaattgtctctcagcctcattgcaaaatgtgtagaatagcatgagattagctataaaactccACATTTTCTCTCTGACCTATTGCAATATGTGCGGAATTGCAAAAAATGTactataaaacaacacatttttgcAGGGTCATGACCCTTGTCAACAACAGCAAGAATACATTTGCATTTGCTGACAATGAGGGACAGGTAGACTTGACAGAGaaaaagaagaggggagagaggatagtgtaagagagagagagaaagagagcgagagaggggggggggggggggggctgagatgAGACCGTTTTAGCTGTTTTTTTGTAAGGATAGAAACCGAAACTCTGATCATTAAATTTCCGATCCCCAGAGGCAGCGACAGCTTATCTATGTATGAGAATGAGGCGACTAAAGAGAATGAGAGGACTTTGGTGTAAAAAGATATGAATACTCAAATCAACACCCCAAACCAACTCTCTGGGGTGTAAAACATGAGATGAGCCTGGAGTCTAGTGCAGAATCCCGCTCCTGATCACCATCAGAGCCTGTATCTGACATGTTTACTGCAACTTAATCACACCAGACCtgtaacactgtgtgtgtgagggagactcATGTAATGGATCAATTGCATGGCTGAGCCATAATTATTTGCTCTGGCTTAAGGGAAGCTGTTTATATGCTGATGAGAGAGACTAAATATAAAAATACACCCACCGTAGGCTACGAGCGTGGCACACCAAACGTACAAAGATACAAATTGTGGAATAAACATAGCAAGGATTCTGCAGTAATAGACCAACACATTAGTCCCAAACACTGAGCAGCAAACTCACCAGTTCCTGTGAGTAACACATGTATGAGGGACGCTCATTCACCATGCATTCTCTCAAAGATCTTGTCTAAAATACCATCTCTGTCTCGGACTGTTCTCTGTACTAGTGGATATCTTCAGGAATCTCAAACACAACGGAGATGATATGAAAGATGGGGAGCAGTGCCatcagagatgtattatgtaccTATGTAACACCTTCACTGCCTGCAGTCTCCTTGTGATCCATATTCTCCATTTCATGTTCATTAAGATTTCAGTGGGGACGATCTATAACACCTCATTACGCCATGCCATTTTAATGTCCCCTCCATATAAACTCTCTGCCTAACCCCCCTAGTAGGCACCCACCTCTCTCACTAGCTTACTCTGTCACTCCGCACCAGGGCTCACGCTACGGCTCAGAGATGGTGGTGGGAGTCAGCTGAGGCAGTCCAGTAGAGGAAGGAGATAACCTCCCCCTTCTTCTCACCTACACTGAACACTATCCTCTGAGAGTCTTGTCTCGTGCTCTCTAAAAGGGAGGCAGCGACAGAGTCAGAGCGGGAGATGGTTTGGGCCCTGTCGCCTTTGTACGACATATCAGTCTGTGATAGCAatatacacagaaacacacacaatggCTCTGTCTGGACCACAAGCCATTTCTGTTGTCCCCTCGCATGGAAAGGGAACGCTTTTATTGAGAGAAAAAgtgaacatatatatatatatatataagtatgtggaagaagaggagaacaggTGAAGAGGCTGCTACCGAAAATAAGAAGGTCAAGTGGAAAACGAGACACAACTCTTCTTCTATCAGCTAACTGTGGATGTAATCTGAACTGAATCAAGTGAAAACACATAGGAACCGGGGCTTGTAATACAAAAGGGAGACCGAGaaagcagagagggggagagtgagggaaagaaAAAGGAAAACAGAGCTGATACATGGTTCTTGTTAAATTTGTAATCTGAACCTCATCAGACCCAGACAGGAAGTTAGAACGAGAGCAGGAACGAGAGAAGAATAATAGAAAGTAtgaaacagagggacagaagaAGAGTGCAGAAACCCAAAGACGATGACTGGACGAGATTACATTTTGGTATAGAGGAGATAAGAAGGGAAATGTTTGGTCTGTGTCTGGCTGACAGACAGAGGGTTTTGAAGGCTGCAGCTGGACAAGACACCTGGGTGTTTTCGCTGTACATACACAGTGGTTTTCACCTAGGCCTACATGGAGAGGACAGTACTGTATGGCTTCAATGAATCAATCAAGCACTAAGTTGCTCTTCAGGATCAGGATTGCAAAGAAAATACATTTCAACCCCTGTGTAGGAATGGTCTATTTTCTAACTGTCTACTTAGAGCGTAAAAGGAGGTTGAACAgtctgctaaaaaaaaaaaattcaaacagacagacaggcagacattgCACTTAAATGTGGTTCCACAAAGGAAACATGCATACATTTCTATGGAGCGCAGTTGACTTTACCACAACAGACTCTTCTTGTCACTTCATTTCAGGGGTCAGGGGTGAAGAGTGTTTGTGTCTGTTTCTGGAATATCACAGAGTGTGTATGGGTGCTGAGATAAAGGGCTAAGCTGTTGCGTCTCTCTCCATAATGATCAAAGACCCACCTCAACAATATCAAAGCCGACTGACAGACTAGCATTTGTCAACATGCCAATCAAAAGTTCAAGTTGATCTTCGGACCCATCCATGACCTAGAAGGTCAGCTGATGTTCTATGAATTATCTCATTGGTTTGCATGGACTACCTGTTGTCTCCCTCTTATGGCTCCAGGGGGTATTTGTTCACATTCACTGATCTGAGTCTTGTAGGGAAACATCAAAGAGCGGATCAAGGTATTGGACCGGGAAGTGATCCTAATACTGAGTGACTACTGCAGACAGACACAATAAGCACAAACAAAAGTCTAGTCAATGAAGTCCAAGAGAAAAAAGAGGGGCAAATCAGCGTGGCTCGACAACAGGGGAGTGAAAGAATGAGTGCAAAAGGGAGCGAGTTTCAAAAAGACTCCAGCCggagagaagagatggacagagactgaaaactagaaaagaaagaacAAAGTAAAAGCTGGAGCTGAGAGTTTTTGCATTTCAATACAATCTGTTCCAAGACAGTGGTATCATGGGTCAGCGATCCCAAAATGAAATGCCTCTATAAATAACCCAATTTCTCTGGGGAACTTCCATTTGAAACTAGTTCCAGCTGGAGGATCCAAGCTCATGTCGGATACGTGGAATCCAGCCGATAGCTGCAGGATATTGAGAAATGAAacgcagaaagagagagtagagtagCCTTCACTGGAAACTACCACAGAGACGTACCCCCACTCAAAGCAACAGAAACTAATATGAATAGATATGTTTAACTATAACGTGTGTTGCGATTTTAAATGCACTTCAAATCAAGTTTGATTCCATTTATACTgtaagacaaccatgacatgtatTTGCTAATTCTATTCCATCTAGACTATGTGGGGTATAATGGTTAGGGGGGAGAACACAGTGCTGTCACTACACACAGCCTAGTGTTGCTGTGAGAAAACAGTGTTctgacatcagaaatag
Proteins encoded:
- the LOC110506389 gene encoding coiled-coil domain-containing protein 102A, whose translation is MNHTPSPHMAEAAKSGAGLLCGLGLGPDRVRSPDSLTHTPSPTGGTPSSSPPLLLSPGLGESGDWESREELRLRELEEARARAAQMEKTMRWWSDCTANWREKWSKVRSERNRARDEVRQLRQRLDTLTKELMGARRERQELASENETLRQEALRLRADQASPSHAPSAPPTTPPSSSSQPLVDSKQDRVGEGPGSPEQEPVRDVDTDKPDRQKELELLESVLRSKAEGPDSWDARSASSLRSALSRQDRSRLLWDDIAAMEEDPGKINALQLRLDESQKVLLKEREDKHALSKSIEKLETELNQWKLKYEEQNKTKQEAVKQLNMLKEIHQDELGRMSEDLEDELGARTSMDKKLAELRAEMERLQVENAAEWGRRERLETEKLALERDNKKLRAQTDDLEEQLARKRRQAASALDTDLKTIQTELFERNKELADMRHIHSKVKKQYQDKMAELAHANRKVEQHETEVKKLRLRVEELKKELGQAEDELDEAHNQTRKLQRSLDEQVEQSENLQVQLEHLQSRLRRQKSPGLFGKMRSARFSPENPDGPPSDPDEEEEELQIQIP